A single genomic interval of Schistocerca americana isolate TAMUIC-IGC-003095 chromosome 2, iqSchAmer2.1, whole genome shotgun sequence harbors:
- the LOC124596016 gene encoding formin-like protein 20 — MRTLALVLLLATASLAQYNGNYLDSDYQDYQEPAPSRPAPPPPPPQRSYSRPPQQSSPVRSSFSSSAANAARPTPVPILKQINRHNEDGSYTYGYEGADGSFKIETKLTTGEVMGKYGYVDDNGKVRVVEYGANRFGFQPSGEGITVAPPTLVDETTRKQQPGGGGGLGGRLSALSSDQPEYDDGQYYEPQPPPRPAPRPAPPRPQPAPVRAAPPPPPPPPPRPAPIRQPQSFEQFYESPAPAPSPRFSAGPPSPSRSHSQGSSLGPAPPRAQVPGAVPVGGVVYSEQPRPPRPQPPPQPIQHRSPAPVYHSPPPPPPPRPAPQVRQAGTGGGILDQLAKDYALPQSNSAPLTDISFSSFY; from the exons GTGCTGTTGCTGGCGACGGCGTCGCTGGCGCAGTACAACGGCAACTACCTGGACAGCGACTACCAGGACTACCAGGAGCCGGCCCCCAGCCGGCCcgcgccacccccgccgcccccgcagcgCTCGTACAGCCGGCCGCCTCAGCAGTCCTCGCCGGTGCGCTCCTCCTTCTCTAGCTCGGCCGCCAACGCCGCGCGCCCCACGCCAGTGCCCATCCTCAAGCAGATCAACAG GCACAACGAGGATGGTTCATACACGTACGGTTACGAGGGAGCCGACGGCTCCTTTAAGATTGAGACCAAACTGACGACAGGCGAGGTAATGGGCAAGTACGGCTACGTCGACGACAACGGCAAGGTGCGAGTCGTGGAATACGGCGCCAACAG GTTCGGCTTCCAGCCATCTGGAGAGGGCATCACTGTGGCCCCGCCCACGCTGGTGGACGAGACAACGCGCAAGCAGCAGCCCGGAGGCGGGGGCGGTCTCGGCGGGCGCCTGTCGGCGCTGAGCAGCGACCAGCCCGAGTACGACGACGGCCAGTACTACGAGCCGCAGCCGCCTCCCAGGCCCGCCCCCAGGCCAGCGCCTCCCCGCCCCCAGCCAGCGCCGGTGCGCGCcgcgccgcccccaccgccgccgccgcctcctaggCCTGCTCCCATAAGGCAGCCGCAGTCCTTCGAGCAG TTCTACGAGTCGCCCGCGCCGGCGCCCTCGCCGCGCTTCTCCGCCGGCCCGCCGTCGCCCAGCCGCAGCCACAGCCAGGGATCCAGCCTGGGACCGGCGCCGCCCCGCGCCCAGGTGCCCGGCGCTGTCCCCGTGGGCGGCGTCGTCTACTCCGAGCAGCCGAGGCCGCCACGCCCGCAG ccgccgccgcagccCATCCAGCACCGCAGCCCCGCCCCCGTGTACCACAGCccgcccccaccgccgcccccGAGGCCCGCCCCCCAGGTGAGGCAAGCTGGAACCGGAGGCGGGATCCTGGACCAGCTGGCCAAGGACTACGCTCTGCCTCAGAGCAACAGCGCGCCGCTCACAGACATCAGCTTTTCTTCCTTCTACTAG